Proteins encoded by one window of Haematobia irritans isolate KBUSLIRL chromosome 2, ASM5000362v1, whole genome shotgun sequence:
- the LOC142227060 gene encoding uncharacterized protein LOC142227060: MSVLRTMILLALGATMTLAQRRLALPDPRSCANRVRHASYRDARGVSHSYFFSWEHAPTRSLEVDWLDARNICRRHCMDAVSLETPQENEFIKQRIARGNVRYIWTSGRKCNFAGCDRPDLQPPNENGWFWSGSGAKIGPTSQRNTGDWSSTGGYNQPQPDNREAAQGNDESCLSILNNFYNDGLKWHDVACHHLKPFVCEDSDELLNFVRSRNPGLRL; the protein is encoded by the exons ATGTCGGTGCTACGTACCATGATTTTATTGGCTTTGGGTGCTACCAtgactttggctcaaagacgtTTAGCTTTACCGGATCCCAGGAGTTGTGCCAATC GTGTTCGACATGCCTCTTATCGTGATGCCCGTGGTGTTTCTCACTCATACTTCTTTAGTTGGGAACATGCTCCCACTCGCAGCTTAGAGGTAGATTGGTTGGATGCTCGTAATATTTGCCGTCGTCATTGTATGGATGCCGTCTCACTGGAAACGCCACAAGAGAACGAGTTCATCAAACAACGCATAGCTCGTGGTAATGTTCGTTACATTTGGACCTCGGGCCGTAAATGTAATTTTGCTGGCTGTGATCGTCCCGATTTGCAACCACCCAATGAAAACGGTTGGTTCTGGTCTGGATCGGGAGCCAAAATTGGACCCACATCTCAACGTAATACAGGCGATTGGTCTTCTACCGGTGGCTATAATCAACCACAACCTGATAATCGTGAAGCTGCCCAGGGTAATGATGAATCCTGCCTATcgattttgaataatttctacAATGATGGTCTCAAATGGCACGATGTGGCCTGTCATCATCTCAAACCTTTCGTGTGTGAGGATTCCGATGAACTTTTGAATTTCGTACGCTCACGTAATCCTGGTTTACGTCTTTAA